The Roseomonas gilardii nucleotide sequence CCCTGACACCTATTATGAAGAAATCTATCGTCTCTGGGGTTGGAAACGAGATTGGTCCGACCGGAAACATCCGGGTTATCTGGGGCATCTCACGAACCAGCTTGTCTACGATCGTCTGCCTGATGGTGTGAACGCGGAACTGAAGGTCCGAAACCCTGTGAACGAAGAAACAGGACGCCGACGCTGGAAGAACCACCAGTTTTTGACGCCCGATCTCGGACATCCTGTGCTGTCGGCTCATATGGCCCAGGTGGTGGCTCTGCTGAAGGTAGCTCGCTCCAAAGATGATTTCTGGGGGATGTTCCGTAGACTGTTCCCCGATGCGCAAGGAGAACTCGACATCGACGGTGCCCCGAAAGAGGCATGATGATCGCCTTCTGAAGCGCCTCCCTGGCCTGGCTTGCGGCCGGGGAGGTGGGTGAGGCTCAACGCGACAGCCGCTCCAGCAGGTCCTGCCGCTCCTCGTCGGTGAGCATTCCGGCGTCACCTGCCAGCCAGCGCAGGAAGCGGAGCGCGAACCGTCGCCGCTCGGGGCTGAGGCCAAGCCACAGCCGTTGCAGTTCATCATCATCGCCCGGACCGGGCTGAAAAGGGGGAGGTGTCTCGTCAGCGTCCATAGGAACCATCTCCGCGCATGAGACGATTTTAGGCTTTTGTTCCACTAATGTTCCGCGCTAACCTACCTGGACTAGCGGTGCGAATCGAAAGGTAGCGTGGGAGTTGTGGATGGGTACGACGAAGAGCTTTAGGCCTGATGGATGTCCGCCGCCTCGCGATCCTCCGGTGCGGGTGACTTTAGGATGTTCTCGGCCACCCAATGGGGGAGGCCCGATGGGTCCCCAAGGAAGACCCAGTCCATATCAACGCCCCTGATCCGGCAGAAACGGTACATCTCATACTGCTTGGGGTAGGCGTCACCTCGTAGCCAATTCCCCAAGTGGTTCTTCGGAATACCCATGTCCTCTGCCGCCTGAACCTGCTTGAGACCCAGGGCCTTGATGAGCTGACGTAACCGGAAGCCGCAGGCTCGGCGGTGGTCGCTCTCAGACAAGATAGCGATTTCCATGGGCCGGATGGTGCACCAGACCTTTTTCGCTGTCGGTGCAGGAGATCGCTTGCCAAGAAGTGCATGTGTGGTGCACTTTACGGCCCATGGACAAACCCGACCCATTGGCGGACGCGATCAGCGCCGCCGGAGGCGCCGCTAAGCTGGCCAAGGCGGTCGGCGTCGTTCCGAGCGCGATCAGCAACTGGCGCCGCCGCAACATTGTGCCAGCCGACAAGGCCCTCCTCATAGAGGCGAAGTTCGGCATCAGCGCCAGGGCGCTGGCCCATCACATCTTCCCCGCGCAGGCCACCCCATGACCCGCCCCGCCTTCGACACGGGCCTGGAAGAGGGCATCGCGCGGGTACGCGGTGCGCCACGGCCGCTGTTTCTGCAGCCTGATGTCAGTGCCGGCACTGCCTGGGACCCATTCCGCCCGGCGGACCCTGTGCCGTGCGAGCGCCCGAAAACGAAGAAGGGCCGCCCTGCCAGGCAGCCCGTTCTTCCTGATGTCTCCAATTCGCTTGGTGGTTCGGTGTCTCGCCATGGCCCGAACAGAACCACGAAGGAATGACACAGCGATGTCTTTCTCTGACGCGAAGCCGAGCATTCTCGACACGGTGCACGACGCCGTGGAGCAGGAGCTGCGGTATCTCCGCTCTCAGGGTTTCCCCCTCAAGGCCGGCTTCGATGCCGTGGCCCGCAAGATGGGCGTCACCGCTCGCCGCATCCGCCAGATCCACGAGCGCCGCATCACCGACGACGTGATCTCGGCCCGCGAGTGGCTGGCCGCCGTCGAACTCAACACCCAGCGCCGCCGGGCTCGCATCGCCGCCGCCCGCGCGCTTCTCGAACAGGAAGCACTGCATGATGTGGCTCCGTAGGCGCGCGGCCAAGACCTGCTTCTGGCTCGCCGATCGCTTCACAGACCTCGGCTATTTCTTCTCGCGCCCTATCCGAGAGATGGCCGAGCGGCTGGAGGGGCGGCGCTGATGGCCCGAGCCCGCAACCCCAACCACGACGCCATCCTGGACGCCCGAAGCCAGGGCGCGACATTCCGCGAGATGGAGCGCATGGGCCTCGGCAGCCTCAAGACCGTCCAGAGCATCGTGCAGCGCGCCAGAGGCAAGGGCGATATTCGGGCGGCTCTTCTGCCGTCGGCCGTGCGCCACGCCCAGATGGCCCGATCCGTTCCGCCGAACCGCGCTGAGATCCAGCGCCGCAATGGCCCTGCCGTCTCCGCTGCGCTGCGTTTCTTGGCCGGCCTGTCCGAAGAGGACCGGGAATCCTACCGCCTGCTGCGCCGCAAGCGGTTCAGCCAGCAGGAAGCCATGCTGATGGTGGGAGCACGCTGATGCCCGCACCCAATCCCCGCATCATCGAGATGGTCAAGCAGGGCCTCACCACCGACGCTATCTGCGCCGAGCTGGGAATGCGTCCCCGTGGGCTGG carries:
- a CDS encoding Cro/CI family transcriptional regulator, yielding MDKPDPLADAISAAGGAAKLAKAVGVVPSAISNWRRRNIVPADKALLIEAKFGISARALAHHIFPAQATP
- a CDS encoding helix-turn-helix domain-containing protein — translated: MSESDHRRACGFRLRQLIKALGLKQVQAAEDMGIPKNHLGNWLRGDAYPKQYEMYRFCRIRGVDMDWVFLGDPSGLPHWVAENILKSPAPEDREAADIHQA